From a single Methylacidiphilum kamchatkense Kam1 genomic region:
- the hemB gene encoding porphobilinogen synthase, whose product MKEKQLDLSRRPRRYRASRQIRSLLTETQLTISDLICPLFIQEKKGKEEIGSMPGIFRYSLENLLEVCSELREKGINAVALFPCVPKEKKDDSGSLALDPEGLIPKAVSAIKKNIPELLVITDVALDPYTTHGHDGLWNEQLGDVDNDATVEILTKMAVMLGKMGADFVAPSDMMDGRVGQIRKALDSEGLTKTGILAYSAKFASAFYGPFREAVGSARKRGYYLDKMTYQLNPSNRREACLEALLDEKEGADILMVKPAGPYLDIIYQIRQNTLLPVAAYQVSGEYSAIVAAGLNGWLDPKKAAIESLVAIKRAGADIILTYFAQSLAKDPSFNL is encoded by the coding sequence ATGAAAGAAAAACAACTCGATCTATCGAGAAGGCCTAGAAGATATAGGGCAAGCAGACAAATTCGAAGCTTACTTACAGAAACCCAGCTGACAATCAGTGATCTGATTTGCCCTTTGTTTATTCAGGAAAAAAAAGGCAAGGAAGAGATTGGCTCGATGCCTGGCATTTTCAGGTATTCTTTAGAAAACCTTTTAGAAGTCTGTTCGGAACTCCGAGAAAAGGGGATTAATGCTGTGGCCTTATTTCCATGTGTTCCAAAAGAAAAAAAGGATGATAGTGGCTCTCTTGCTCTGGATCCAGAAGGATTAATCCCAAAAGCAGTTTCAGCGATCAAAAAAAACATTCCTGAGCTTCTTGTTATCACAGACGTTGCATTAGATCCATACACGACCCATGGCCATGATGGATTATGGAATGAACAGCTAGGCGATGTGGATAACGATGCGACTGTCGAAATATTAACAAAGATGGCGGTGATGCTTGGGAAAATGGGAGCTGATTTTGTAGCTCCTTCAGACATGATGGATGGAAGGGTCGGTCAAATAAGAAAGGCTCTCGATTCCGAAGGATTAACGAAAACAGGCATTCTTGCTTATTCAGCTAAATTTGCTTCAGCCTTTTATGGACCATTTAGAGAAGCGGTTGGTTCTGCAAGAAAAAGGGGATATTATCTTGATAAAATGACCTACCAACTTAATCCTTCCAATAGGAGAGAAGCATGTTTAGAAGCACTGCTCGATGAAAAAGAAGGTGCCGATATTCTCATGGTTAAGCCTGCTGGCCCCTATCTTGATATTATATACCAAATTAGACAAAATACCCTTCTGCCCGTAGCGGCCTATCAGGTATCGGGAGAGTATTCGGCAATTGTGGCTGCGGGCTTAAACGGTTGGCTAGATCCTAAAAAAGCTGCTATTGAATCGTTAGTAGCTATAAAACGGGCGGGGGCCGATATCATATTAACATATTTCGCTCAATCATTGGCAAAAGATCCTTCATTTAATCTTTAA